The Gasterosteus aculeatus chromosome 17, fGasAcu3.hap1.1, whole genome shotgun sequence genome includes a window with the following:
- the eif4g3a gene encoding eukaryotic translation initiation factor 4 gamma 3 isoform X11, with protein sequence MSLPPKVVPKPAAVAVSGPGSGPSPSSQLRATLTSVSLPPGAPTAPQPGAVPPPQIPRVQPTLDDRMFPASVYSVPRHAGPPYTAHDLSKGHPNLAGTPPGHAHSPALSQVSLPTASPYRYPKGWEAGGGSPYNPGQNAASAPLVYSPQTQPMNAQPQSRPFATGPRPTHHQGGFRPIQFFQRTQMQTARPTMATNTPSLRPGSQTPTAAVYPTNQPIMMAMAPMPFPSPQAAQYYIPQYRHSTPYVGPPQQYSVQPPGTGTFYPGPGPGEYPAPYHPLRYHPPVSPSVPAPVPTAGPSYYQGHTVYPPSPPIIVPTPQQPPPAKREKKTSSQIRIRDPNQGGRDITEEIMAGGSGSRNSTPPVGRPSSTPTPPQFLWPHPHYPHIFYLKTQQQPSSSQTPEQQPPQQPQQQQPPQQLQPPPHLQPLPPLPQQAHVGGYPLEPALPQQPQQPATSGASDTKPGPDGTPKLEPLVQKSSLPALVQPEAPVERLEAKAPVAELSSPVEPELPSPASVLAPVTLPSPAANHSERPSARESTASASPPSSAVEEHKPSLAPPQTPSTDQPLSDAPPSPAASPAPPPKALNGLADCGTELDALAPEPSLQSSAALQPQASAPAPLEAASSEALASDVRPESPVAAALAPNAPVAVVPVTLTSSAAAASPAALPLGLPPLVQATTQVDEPSKSSDTKDLVPIVGTEAGGGITDSRAESQQQALTRKSPTTVNQTASVTPKSWRKPNEGISAGDTPQKDDEDEPGPVEQPAGDRDLQSATASSPGPLPSVLSSTPAPASSPEGDGEPAAVPEENGEADVEPMRNGAGHTSETESSDSGVTPGEKENSTEAPQDMEDLADPSGKRQYNRDFLLGFQFMPACVQKPEGLPPISDVVLDKINQNKLPPRVVDTRAISRGPDFTPAFADFGRQMTGGRGATMMNMGTRRPPPRKIIMNVSVNEIQLKKSENAWKPGMKRPEVQADDPEVQNTQELFKKVRSILNKLTPQKFNQLMKQVTDLTIDTEERLKGVIDLVFEKAIDEPSFSVAYGNMCRCLATLKVPMTDKPNTTVNFRKLLLNRCQKEFEKDKVDDVVFERKQKELDSAASTTERERLQEELEEAKDKARRRSIGNIRFIGELFKLKMLTEAIMHDCVVKLLKNHDEESLECLCRLLTTIGKDLDFEKAKPRMDQYFHQMEKIVKERKVSSRIRFMLQDIMDLRLHNWVSRRADQGPKTIEQIHKEAKIEEQEEQRKVQQQLLSKDSKRRPDPRDQREQREQRVQREETWNTVPVTKNSRTIDPTKIPKISKPQMDEKIQLGPRAQVTWGKGSSGGAKASDSELSRTAGLNRYSALQSTPPPPPSTPPPHNPDIDSRRTLASVNSAARERGEKPVTFAPPSSRPGPFARGGSSKELPDSPTPEEPQRDREREGAEPRRQSVTEDKEEPDSSGVREPVKPESVVQTPERPPLSVEETERKSKSIIDEFLHINDSKEAVQCVSELDLGSQLHVFVRVGVESTLERSQITRDHMGQLLFLLVQQGILPKPQFYKGFADTLELADDMAIDIPHIWLYLAELLAPVLKEEAFSMRELFSELGKPLLPVGRAGILISEILHILCKRTSHRTVASLWRESALSWDDFLPEDEDVEAFISEQKLQFLSDGPEGDVSKRILSPEELSQQLERLLLEDMVSDEEIFKWAEATVDESQTSSSPFLRALMTAVCKAAVKDDTTNCRVDTAIIQKRLPVLLKYLNSDTERQLQALYALQALIVALDQPPNLLRMFFDCLYDEDVISEDAFYKWETSKDPAEQQGKGVALKSVTAFFTWLREAEEESEDN encoded by the exons tCTCCATACAACCCCGGACAAAACGCTGCTTCCGCGCCGCTCGTGTATTCTCCCCAGACGCAGCCAATGAATGCACAGCCACAAAGCCGCCCG tTTGCCACGGGCCCTCGACCAACCCACCATCAG GGAGGATTCAGGCCCATCCAG TTTTTCCAGAGGACTCAGATGCAGACTGCGAGGCCCACCATGGCCACCAACACGCCCTCCCTACGGCCCGGCTCCCAGACCCCCACAGCGGCCGTCTACCCCACCAACCAACCAATCATGATGGCCATGGCCCCCATGCCTTTCCCCTCCCCGCAGGCTGCACAGTACTACATCCCACAG TATCGCCACAGTACGCCCTACGTGGGGCCTCCTCAGCAGTATTCTGTACAGCCTCCAGGGACCGGCACCTTCTATCCCGGTCCAGGTCCGGGGGAATACCCTGCCCCATATC ATCCCCTCAGGTACCACCCGCCTGTCTCTCCCTCGGTTCCTGCTCCCGTCCCCACAGCTGGTCCGTCCTACTACCAAGGACACACCGTgtaccccccctcgccccccatcATAGTGCCTACACCACAGCAACCTCCACCAGCCAAGCGcgagaagaaaaca TCCTCCCAGATCCGTATCCGTGACCCCAATCAGGGTGGCAGGGACATCACAGAGGAGATCATGGCGGGGGGTTCAGGGAGCAGGAATTCAACGCCTCCTGTCGGCCGCCCCTCCTCTACCCCTACGCCACCGCAG TTTTTATGGCCGCACCCTCATTATCCTCACATTTTCTACCTCAaaacgcagcagcagccgaGCAGCAGCCAGACTCCAGAGCAGCAGCCgccgcagcagccgcagcaacaACAGCCTCCGCAGCAGCTACAGCCGCCGCCACACCTGCAGCCGCTGCCCCCTTTGCCACAGCAGGCCCATGTTGGAGGTTACCCGCTGGAGCCTGCGCTACCCCAACAGCCACAGCAGCCAGCGACCAGCGGGGCTTCAGACACCAAGCCGGGGCCAG ATGGTACGCCAAAACTGGAGCCACTTGTCCAGAAGTCTTCCTTGCCGGCGCTCGTGCAGCCCGAAGCTCCAGTAGAGAGACTTGAGGCCAAAGCTCCCGTCGCTGAGCTCTCCTCCCCTGTTGAACCAGAGCTTCCCTCCCCTGCTTCAGTGCTCGCCCCCGTCACTCTCCCCTCACCGGCGGCCAACCACAGTGAACGTCCGTCCGCCCGGGAGTCGACCGCTTcagcctcccctccctcctctgcagtTGAGGAGCACAAGCCCTCTTTGGCGCCACCTCAGACTCCCAGCACAGACCAGCCTCTTTCAGACGCTCCACCAAGTCCGGCCGCCTcgccagccccccctcccaagGCTTTGAACGGCCTCGCCGACTGCGGGACGGAGCTGGACGCCCTGGCTCCCGAGCCTTCTCTTCAGTCTTCAGCTGCACTCCAGCCCCAGGCCTCTGCTCCTGCTCCCCTGGAGGCCGCCTCCTCTGAAGCTTTGGCCTCTGACGTGAGGCCAGAGTCGCCCGTCGCTGCTGCGCTCGCCCCCAATGCGCCCGTGGCCGTGGTGCCAGTCACCCTGACCTCGAGCGCCGCCGCAGCTTCGCCAGCTGCGCTCCCCCTTGGCCTCCCGCCTCTAGTGCAGGCCACGACGCAGGTGGACGAGCCGAGCAAGTCCTCAGACACTAAGGACCTCGTCCCCATAGTGGGGACCGAGGCGGGTGGAGGCATTACTGACAGCAGAGCTGAGTCCCAGCAACAAGCCCTCACCAGGAAGAGTCCCACTACAG TTAATCAGACTGCTTCTGTGACACCAAAGAGCTGGAGGAAACCAAATGAAGGGATCTCTGCAGGAGACACGCCTCAAAAGGATGACGAG GACGAGCCCGGCCCGGTGGAGCAGCCTGCTGGAGACCGGGACCTGCAGTCGGCTACTGCGAGCAGCCCGGGGCCCCTTCCGTCAGTCCTCTCCTCCACGCCGGCTCCCGCCAGCAGCCCCGAGGGTGACGGAGAGCCCGCCGCCGTCCCGGAGGAGAACGGCGAGGCCGATGTGGAGCCCATGAGGAACGGGGCCGGTCACACGTCGGAGACTGAGAGCAGCGACAGCGGAGTCACTCCCGGAGAGAAGGAGAACTCCACGGAGGCCCCGCAGGACATGGAAG ACCTGGCCGATCCCAGTGGGAAGCGCCAGTACAACAGGGACTTCCTGTTGGGCTTCCAGTTCATGCCCGCCTGCGTGCAGAAGCCTGAGGGTCTCCCGCCCATCAGCGATGTGGTGCTGGACAAG ATTAACCAGAACAAGTTGCCGCCTCGAGTGGTGGACACCAGGGCCATTTCCAGGGGCCCTGATTTCACACCTGCTTTCGCAGATTTTGGCCGGCAGATGACCGGAGGACGAGGCGCCACA ATGATGAACATGGGAACTCGCCGGCCTCCACCCAGGAAGATCATCATGAACGTGTCTGTTAATGAAATTCAGCTGAAAAAATCGGAGAATGCCTGGAAACCCGGCATGAAGAGGCCGGAGGTCCAGGCCGATGATCCTGAGGTGCAAAACACACAG GAGCTGTTCAAGAAGGTGCGCAGCATCCTGAACAAGCTGACTCCTCAAAAGTTCAACCAGCTGATGAAGCAGGTGACGGACCTGACCATCGACACCGAGGAGAGGCTCAAAGGGGTCATCGACCTGGTCTTTGAGAAGGCCATCGACGAGCCCAGCTTCTCCGTGGCCTACGGCAACATGTGCCGCTGCCTCGCCACG CTCAAGGTGCCCATGACGGATAAACCCAACACCACAGTGAACTTTCGCAAGCTGCTGCTAAACCGCTGCCAGAAGGAGTTTGAGAAAGACAAGGTGGACGACGTTGTGTTCGAGAGGAAGCAGAAAGAGCTGGACTCTGCTGCATCG acGACGGAGCGCGAGCGGCTCCAGGAAGAGCTGGAGGAAGCCAAGGACAAGGCGCGGCGGCGTTCCATCGGCAACATCCGGTTCATCGGCGAGCTCTTCAAGCTCAAGATGCTGACTGAGGCCATCATGCACGACTGTGTCGTCAAGCTGCTCAAGAACCACGACGAGGAGTCTTTGGAGTGCCTGTGCAGGCTGCTCACCACCATCGGCAAGGACCTGGACTTTGAGAAGGCCAAG CCCCGGATGGATCAGTATTTCCATCAGATGGAAAAAATAGTCAAGGAGAGGAAGGTGTCCTCTCGTATACGCTTCATGTTGCAGGACATTATGGACCTCAGATTG CACAACTGGGTGTCCAGGAGAGCCGACCAGGGCCCGAAAACCATCGAGCAGATCCACAAGGAGGCAAAGATcgaagagcaggaggagcagagaaaagTGCAGCAGCAACTTCTCTCCAAGGACAGCAAGAGACGGCCAG ATCCCAGAGATCAgcgggagcagagggagcagcgCGTGCAGAGAGAAGAGACCTGGAACACTGTACCCGTGACGAAGAACAGCAGGACCATCGACCCCACCAAGATCCCAAAGATCTCCAAG CCTCAAATGGATGAGAAGATCCAGCTGGGCCCCCGCGCTCAAGTCACGTGGGGGAAGGGCAGCAGTGGAGGAGCCAAGGCCAGTGACTCAG AACTATCACGGACAGCCGGCCTCAATCGGTACTCGGCGCTGCAGTCgacgccccctcccccgccctccaCGCCTCCCCCGCACAACCCAGACATTGACTCCAGGAGAACTCTGGCCAG CGTTAACAGCGCGGCCAGGGAACGCGGCGAGAAGCCGGTGACCTTTGCCCCGCCGTCGTCGCGGCCCGGACCGTTCGCCAGGGGCGGCAGTTCGAAGGAGCTGCCGGACAGTCCGACCCCCGAGGAGCCGCAGAGAGACCGGGAGCGAGAGGGGGCCGAGCCCCGGAGACAGAGCGTCACCGAGGACAAGGAGGAGCCGGACAGCAGCGGAGTCCGGGAACCTG TGAAACCGGAGTCAGTGGTTCAGACTCCGGAAAGACCTCCTCTGTCTGTGGAGGAGACCGAGAGGAAGTCCAAGTCCATCATTGATGAGTTCCTGCACATAAATGACTCCAAG GAGGCCGTTCAGTGTGTGAGCGAGCTGGACCTGGGCTCTCAGCTGCACGTCTTTGTGCGCGTCGGGGTGGAGTCGACCCTGGAGCGCAGTCAGATAACACGGGACCACATGGgccagctcctcttcctgctggtgCAGCAGGGCATCCTGCCCAAACCTCAGTTCTACAAAGG gTTCGCAGACACGCTGGAACTAGCGGACGACATGGCCATCGACATTCCTCACATCTGGCTGTACCTGGCCGAGCTGCTCGCCCCGGTGCTGAAGGAAGAGGCCTTCTCTATGAGAGAGCTCTTTAG TGAATTAGGCAAACCTTTGCTTCCTGTGGGAAGAGCTGGGATCTTGATCTCTGAAATACTGCACATACTATGCAAACGAACG AGCCATAGGACTGTGGCTTCTTTATGGAGGGAATCTGCCCTCAGCTGGGACGACTTCCTGCCAGAGGACGAGGACGTTGAGGCTTTCATCTCAGAACAG AAACTCCAGTTCCTCTCGGACGGTCCTGAGGGGGACGTGTCCAAGAGGATCTTGTCTCCTGAGGAGCTGAGCCAGCAGCTGGAGAGACTCCTCCTGGAGGACATGGTCAGCGATGAGGAGATCTTTAAATGGGCAGAG GCAACCGTAGACGAATCTCAGACGAGCTCGTCTCCCTTCCTGAGGGCCCTGATGACCGCTGTGTGTAAGGCGGCAGTGAAAG ACGATACCACCAACTGTCGAGTGGACACGGCCATCATCCAGAAGAGATTGCCTGTATTACTCAAGTACCTTAACTCAGACACTGAGCGACAGCTGCAAGCACTTTATGCACTTCAGGCGCTGATCGTCGCCCTGGATCAGCCTCCGA ACCTTCTCCGGATGTTCTTTGACTGTCTGTACGACGAGGACGTGATCTCGGAGGACGCTTTCTACAAGTGGGAGACGAGCAAAGACCCCGCCGAGCAGCAGGGGAAGGGGGTGGCCCTCAAGTCCGTCACGGCCTTCTTCACCTGGCtgcgggaggcggaggaggagtcGGAAGACAATTGA
- the eif4g3a gene encoding eukaryotic translation initiation factor 4 gamma 3 isoform X4: MSLPPKVVPKPAAVAVSGPGSGPSPSSQLRATLTSVSLPPGAPTAPQPGAVPPPQIPRVQPTLDDRMFPASVYSSATDIAVFLRQSGQLKFSAGETHQFPPKNILTFMKVPRHAGPPYTAHDLSKGHPNLAGTPPGHAHSPALSQVSLPTASPYRYPKGWEAGGGSPYNPGQNAASAPLVYSPQTQPMNAQPQSRPFATGPRPTHHQGGFRPIQFFQRTQMQTARPTMATNTPSLRPGSQTPTAAVYPTNQPIMMAMAPMPFPSPQAAQYYIPQYRHSTPYVGPPQQYSVQPPGTGTFYPGPGPGEYPAPYHPLRYHPPVSPSVPAPVPTAGPSYYQGHTVYPPSPPIIVPTPQQPPPAKREKKTSSQIRIRDPNQGGRDITEEIMAGGSGSRNSTPPVGRPSSTPTPPQQQPSSSQTPEQQPPQQPQQQQPPQQLQPPPHLQPLPPLPQQAHVGGYPLEPALPQQPQQPATSGASDTKPGPDGTPKLEPLVQKSSLPALVQPEAPVERLEAKAPVAELSSPVEPELPSPASVLAPVTLPSPAANHSERPSARESTASASPPSSAVEEHKPSLAPPQTPSTDQPLSDAPPSPAASPAPPPKALNGLADCGTELDALAPEPSLQSSAALQPQASAPAPLEAASSEALASDVRPESPVAAALAPNAPVAVVPVTLTSSAAAASPAALPLGLPPLVQATTQVDEPSKSSDTKDLVPIVGTEAGGGITDSRAESQQQALTRKSPTTVNQTASVTPKSWRKPNEGISAGDTPQKDDEDEPGPVEQPAGDRDLQSATASSPGPLPSVLSSTPAPASSPEGDGEPAAVPEENGEADVEPMRNGAGHTSETESSDSGVTPGEKENSTEAPQDMEDLADPSGKRQYNRDFLLGFQFMPACVQKPEGLPPISDVVLDKINQNKLPPRVVDTRAISRGPDFTPAFADFGRQMTGGRGATMMNMGTRRPPPRKIIMNVSVNEIQLKKSENAWKPGMKRPEVQADDPEVQNTQELFKKVRSILNKLTPQKFNQLMKQVTDLTIDTEERLKGVIDLVFEKAIDEPSFSVAYGNMCRCLATLKVPMTDKPNTTVNFRKLLLNRCQKEFEKDKVDDVVFERKQKELDSAASTTERERLQEELEEAKDKARRRSIGNIRFIGELFKLKMLTEAIMHDCVVKLLKNHDEESLECLCRLLTTIGKDLDFEKAKPRMDQYFHQMEKIVKERKVSSRIRFMLQDIMDLRLHNWVSRRADQGPKTIEQIHKEAKIEEQEEQRKVQQQLLSKDSKRRPDPRDQREQREQRVQREETWNTVPVTKNSRTIDPTKIPKISKPQMDEKIQLGPRAQVTWGKGSSGGAKASDSELSRTAGLNRYSALQSTPPPPPSTPPPHNPDIDSRRTLASVNSAARERGEKPVTFAPPSSRPGPFARGGSSKELPDSPTPEEPQRDREREGAEPRRQSVTEDKEEPDSSGVREPVKPESVVQTPERPPLSVEETERKSKSIIDEFLHINDSKEAVQCVSELDLGSQLHVFVRVGVESTLERSQITRDHMGQLLFLLVQQGILPKPQFYKGFADTLELADDMAIDIPHIWLYLAELLAPVLKEEAFSMRELFSELGKPLLPVGRAGILISEILHILCKRTSHRTVASLWRESALSWDDFLPEDEDVEAFISEQKLQFLSDGPEGDVSKRILSPEELSQQLERLLLEDMVSDEEIFKWAEATVDESQTSSSPFLRALMTAVCKAAVKDDTTNCRVDTAIIQKRLPVLLKYLNSDTERQLQALYALQALIVALDQPPNLLRMFFDCLYDEDVISEDAFYKWETSKDPAEQQGKGVALKSVTAFFTWLREAEEESEDN; encoded by the exons tCTCCATACAACCCCGGACAAAACGCTGCTTCCGCGCCGCTCGTGTATTCTCCCCAGACGCAGCCAATGAATGCACAGCCACAAAGCCGCCCG tTTGCCACGGGCCCTCGACCAACCCACCATCAG GGAGGATTCAGGCCCATCCAG TTTTTCCAGAGGACTCAGATGCAGACTGCGAGGCCCACCATGGCCACCAACACGCCCTCCCTACGGCCCGGCTCCCAGACCCCCACAGCGGCCGTCTACCCCACCAACCAACCAATCATGATGGCCATGGCCCCCATGCCTTTCCCCTCCCCGCAGGCTGCACAGTACTACATCCCACAG TATCGCCACAGTACGCCCTACGTGGGGCCTCCTCAGCAGTATTCTGTACAGCCTCCAGGGACCGGCACCTTCTATCCCGGTCCAGGTCCGGGGGAATACCCTGCCCCATATC ATCCCCTCAGGTACCACCCGCCTGTCTCTCCCTCGGTTCCTGCTCCCGTCCCCACAGCTGGTCCGTCCTACTACCAAGGACACACCGTgtaccccccctcgccccccatcATAGTGCCTACACCACAGCAACCTCCACCAGCCAAGCGcgagaagaaaaca TCCTCCCAGATCCGTATCCGTGACCCCAATCAGGGTGGCAGGGACATCACAGAGGAGATCATGGCGGGGGGTTCAGGGAGCAGGAATTCAACGCCTCCTGTCGGCCGCCCCTCCTCTACCCCTACGCCACCGCAG cagcagccgaGCAGCAGCCAGACTCCAGAGCAGCAGCCgccgcagcagccgcagcaacaACAGCCTCCGCAGCAGCTACAGCCGCCGCCACACCTGCAGCCGCTGCCCCCTTTGCCACAGCAGGCCCATGTTGGAGGTTACCCGCTGGAGCCTGCGCTACCCCAACAGCCACAGCAGCCAGCGACCAGCGGGGCTTCAGACACCAAGCCGGGGCCAG ATGGTACGCCAAAACTGGAGCCACTTGTCCAGAAGTCTTCCTTGCCGGCGCTCGTGCAGCCCGAAGCTCCAGTAGAGAGACTTGAGGCCAAAGCTCCCGTCGCTGAGCTCTCCTCCCCTGTTGAACCAGAGCTTCCCTCCCCTGCTTCAGTGCTCGCCCCCGTCACTCTCCCCTCACCGGCGGCCAACCACAGTGAACGTCCGTCCGCCCGGGAGTCGACCGCTTcagcctcccctccctcctctgcagtTGAGGAGCACAAGCCCTCTTTGGCGCCACCTCAGACTCCCAGCACAGACCAGCCTCTTTCAGACGCTCCACCAAGTCCGGCCGCCTcgccagccccccctcccaagGCTTTGAACGGCCTCGCCGACTGCGGGACGGAGCTGGACGCCCTGGCTCCCGAGCCTTCTCTTCAGTCTTCAGCTGCACTCCAGCCCCAGGCCTCTGCTCCTGCTCCCCTGGAGGCCGCCTCCTCTGAAGCTTTGGCCTCTGACGTGAGGCCAGAGTCGCCCGTCGCTGCTGCGCTCGCCCCCAATGCGCCCGTGGCCGTGGTGCCAGTCACCCTGACCTCGAGCGCCGCCGCAGCTTCGCCAGCTGCGCTCCCCCTTGGCCTCCCGCCTCTAGTGCAGGCCACGACGCAGGTGGACGAGCCGAGCAAGTCCTCAGACACTAAGGACCTCGTCCCCATAGTGGGGACCGAGGCGGGTGGAGGCATTACTGACAGCAGAGCTGAGTCCCAGCAACAAGCCCTCACCAGGAAGAGTCCCACTACAG TTAATCAGACTGCTTCTGTGACACCAAAGAGCTGGAGGAAACCAAATGAAGGGATCTCTGCAGGAGACACGCCTCAAAAGGATGACGAG GACGAGCCCGGCCCGGTGGAGCAGCCTGCTGGAGACCGGGACCTGCAGTCGGCTACTGCGAGCAGCCCGGGGCCCCTTCCGTCAGTCCTCTCCTCCACGCCGGCTCCCGCCAGCAGCCCCGAGGGTGACGGAGAGCCCGCCGCCGTCCCGGAGGAGAACGGCGAGGCCGATGTGGAGCCCATGAGGAACGGGGCCGGTCACACGTCGGAGACTGAGAGCAGCGACAGCGGAGTCACTCCCGGAGAGAAGGAGAACTCCACGGAGGCCCCGCAGGACATGGAAG ACCTGGCCGATCCCAGTGGGAAGCGCCAGTACAACAGGGACTTCCTGTTGGGCTTCCAGTTCATGCCCGCCTGCGTGCAGAAGCCTGAGGGTCTCCCGCCCATCAGCGATGTGGTGCTGGACAAG ATTAACCAGAACAAGTTGCCGCCTCGAGTGGTGGACACCAGGGCCATTTCCAGGGGCCCTGATTTCACACCTGCTTTCGCAGATTTTGGCCGGCAGATGACCGGAGGACGAGGCGCCACA ATGATGAACATGGGAACTCGCCGGCCTCCACCCAGGAAGATCATCATGAACGTGTCTGTTAATGAAATTCAGCTGAAAAAATCGGAGAATGCCTGGAAACCCGGCATGAAGAGGCCGGAGGTCCAGGCCGATGATCCTGAGGTGCAAAACACACAG GAGCTGTTCAAGAAGGTGCGCAGCATCCTGAACAAGCTGACTCCTCAAAAGTTCAACCAGCTGATGAAGCAGGTGACGGACCTGACCATCGACACCGAGGAGAGGCTCAAAGGGGTCATCGACCTGGTCTTTGAGAAGGCCATCGACGAGCCCAGCTTCTCCGTGGCCTACGGCAACATGTGCCGCTGCCTCGCCACG CTCAAGGTGCCCATGACGGATAAACCCAACACCACAGTGAACTTTCGCAAGCTGCTGCTAAACCGCTGCCAGAAGGAGTTTGAGAAAGACAAGGTGGACGACGTTGTGTTCGAGAGGAAGCAGAAAGAGCTGGACTCTGCTGCATCG acGACGGAGCGCGAGCGGCTCCAGGAAGAGCTGGAGGAAGCCAAGGACAAGGCGCGGCGGCGTTCCATCGGCAACATCCGGTTCATCGGCGAGCTCTTCAAGCTCAAGATGCTGACTGAGGCCATCATGCACGACTGTGTCGTCAAGCTGCTCAAGAACCACGACGAGGAGTCTTTGGAGTGCCTGTGCAGGCTGCTCACCACCATCGGCAAGGACCTGGACTTTGAGAAGGCCAAG CCCCGGATGGATCAGTATTTCCATCAGATGGAAAAAATAGTCAAGGAGAGGAAGGTGTCCTCTCGTATACGCTTCATGTTGCAGGACATTATGGACCTCAGATTG CACAACTGGGTGTCCAGGAGAGCCGACCAGGGCCCGAAAACCATCGAGCAGATCCACAAGGAGGCAAAGATcgaagagcaggaggagcagagaaaagTGCAGCAGCAACTTCTCTCCAAGGACAGCAAGAGACGGCCAG ATCCCAGAGATCAgcgggagcagagggagcagcgCGTGCAGAGAGAAGAGACCTGGAACACTGTACCCGTGACGAAGAACAGCAGGACCATCGACCCCACCAAGATCCCAAAGATCTCCAAG CCTCAAATGGATGAGAAGATCCAGCTGGGCCCCCGCGCTCAAGTCACGTGGGGGAAGGGCAGCAGTGGAGGAGCCAAGGCCAGTGACTCAG AACTATCACGGACAGCCGGCCTCAATCGGTACTCGGCGCTGCAGTCgacgccccctcccccgccctccaCGCCTCCCCCGCACAACCCAGACATTGACTCCAGGAGAACTCTGGCCAG CGTTAACAGCGCGGCCAGGGAACGCGGCGAGAAGCCGGTGACCTTTGCCCCGCCGTCGTCGCGGCCCGGACCGTTCGCCAGGGGCGGCAGTTCGAAGGAGCTGCCGGACAGTCCGACCCCCGAGGAGCCGCAGAGAGACCGGGAGCGAGAGGGGGCCGAGCCCCGGAGACAGAGCGTCACCGAGGACAAGGAGGAGCCGGACAGCAGCGGAGTCCGGGAACCTG TGAAACCGGAGTCAGTGGTTCAGACTCCGGAAAGACCTCCTCTGTCTGTGGAGGAGACCGAGAGGAAGTCCAAGTCCATCATTGATGAGTTCCTGCACATAAATGACTCCAAG GAGGCCGTTCAGTGTGTGAGCGAGCTGGACCTGGGCTCTCAGCTGCACGTCTTTGTGCGCGTCGGGGTGGAGTCGACCCTGGAGCGCAGTCAGATAACACGGGACCACATGGgccagctcctcttcctgctggtgCAGCAGGGCATCCTGCCCAAACCTCAGTTCTACAAAGG gTTCGCAGACACGCTGGAACTAGCGGACGACATGGCCATCGACATTCCTCACATCTGGCTGTACCTGGCCGAGCTGCTCGCCCCGGTGCTGAAGGAAGAGGCCTTCTCTATGAGAGAGCTCTTTAG TGAATTAGGCAAACCTTTGCTTCCTGTGGGAAGAGCTGGGATCTTGATCTCTGAAATACTGCACATACTATGCAAACGAACG AGCCATAGGACTGTGGCTTCTTTATGGAGGGAATCTGCCCTCAGCTGGGACGACTTCCTGCCAGAGGACGAGGACGTTGAGGCTTTCATCTCAGAACAG AAACTCCAGTTCCTCTCGGACGGTCCTGAGGGGGACGTGTCCAAGAGGATCTTGTCTCCTGAGGAGCTGAGCCAGCAGCTGGAGAGACTCCTCCTGGAGGACATGGTCAGCGATGAGGAGATCTTTAAATGGGCAGAG GCAACCGTAGACGAATCTCAGACGAGCTCGTCTCCCTTCCTGAGGGCCCTGATGACCGCTGTGTGTAAGGCGGCAGTGAAAG ACGATACCACCAACTGTCGAGTGGACACGGCCATCATCCAGAAGAGATTGCCTGTATTACTCAAGTACCTTAACTCAGACACTGAGCGACAGCTGCAAGCACTTTATGCACTTCAGGCGCTGATCGTCGCCCTGGATCAGCCTCCGA ACCTTCTCCGGATGTTCTTTGACTGTCTGTACGACGAGGACGTGATCTCGGAGGACGCTTTCTACAAGTGGGAGACGAGCAAAGACCCCGCCGAGCAGCAGGGGAAGGGGGTGGCCCTCAAGTCCGTCACGGCCTTCTTCACCTGGCtgcgggaggcggaggaggagtcGGAAGACAATTGA